The Denticeps clupeoides chromosome 4, fDenClu1.1, whole genome shotgun sequence genome segment GAATTATatatgtagttgtgtgtgtatatatatatacacacatacacatatgtttaaatatatatatttaaaataattgtaCATATAGTAgtagtgtatgtatatgtagttgttgatgtatatatgtatataaatatggtTGTACAtttaatagtgtgtgtgtgtatgtatgtatatatatatatatatatatatatatatgtatatgtatatatacatatatacatatatatatatatatatatatatatatatatatatatatatatatatatatatatatataatgcagtTGTAGttgtttatatgtatgtatatatatatatatatatatgtatgtatgtagatgtaTATTAAAGACGGCGGGCCTACTCACCATCTCCTTCTTCCTCCTGTCCTCCTTCGCGTCCGACTTTTTGAAATCCGCCTTGAACGCCTCCGCCTCGCCGTTCTGCTCGTCCTTGTCCAGAATGTCCATGAGGTAGGCGATGTAGCTGGTGGCCAGGCGCAGCGTCTTGATCTTGGACAGCTTGGTGTCCGCGGGCACGTTCGGGATGCACTCCCTGAGCTCGGCGAAGGCGCTGTTGATGCTCTGAGTCCTGCGCCTTTCCTTGCGGTTGGCCGTGGGTCTCCGCTTCACGGGCCTGGGCCCCACGCCCACGGCCGCGGCGCCGGGCAGGCCCGCGTAGTGCGGGTGGTCGAGGCCGGGCGCGCCGGCGCTGTAGTCGGGGCTGTAGGACGGCGCCAGGCTGTAGTCGGGCGGGGACATCTCCGGGTGGCTGATGAGCCAGCCGTGGAAATACGGGTTGTCTTCGTGGCAGCGGCTGGCGAAGGAGTAGCCGTCATGGTGCATGACCGGGTGGTGCGGGAAGCCGCCGACCAGACTCATCGCGGGAACTCGAGTTCTACACACGGAAAGCGCTCTTCGCTCCTCCAGAGATCCCCATAAAAACTagtagtaataaaaataatactaaaaaaaaacgagaaccGGGCCGGCGCTGAGGTTCTACTGGTCTGAGAAAAACAACCACTGGCGGTCCATTAACGGGTTcaaatatggcaaaaaaagtaaaaatagccccccccaaaaaaaggatgCAAACTCACATGTAGAAAGAACGCATTCCGGCGCACGGAACAGGAACCTCGGGGTCGGACCGGCGGCCGCTCACTCGCGCGTGCTCGGTACTCCGGCTCCGCCACGAGCGCGCTCCCGTTCCATGATCCGTGCCGACGGCGCCCACGCAACGAAAAACCCGACAAAAACGGCACCCACCCAACCAGCCACCCGCGCGcacgctcgcacgcacgcacgcacgctatCCTGCAGGACGCACCGTCTCACCGTCGGACGCTGCGCCGCGTCTCCATGTCACAGCTTCGCCTTCAGCTCGGCTCGGGTTCATATATGTCGTCAAAGCGGCTCCGGACCAATCAGAGCGCCGGAGAGGAGGGACCCGGCCGCGGTGCGGGGTGTTTACGCTCCGAAAAAATGTCAATGGCCCTTAAACAGCGGCACATTTCgcggcgtttttttttattattgatgccAGTACGATTAAGAAAAAATCgtaatgcgttttttttttgcaattataaTATCGTTCGTGTATTCTGGTTTATAATCACCCTACTGGAGGGTAAAACACGGGTCCGCGCAGAACGGTGTAATATGCGGGATTATGGTAGTGGAAGAGGAAATAACTGCTAAAATATCGACCTCAGAAGGCATTTTCCTATTATcactatcaaaaaaaaaatatttgactcTAATATTTTCCAAGATTTTTATTTACTATTAATTAAATGATGTAGCCAGGTATTTTTATCCTAATAAAAACTGCGGCCCATCGTGTCCTGTGTAAATGTGATGCAGGCCCTGATGTAGAATCTGTCCCCCGCGGAGCATCTCATCGTTTCCAACACCGAGGAAAGTCACGATCTGGTTGGAATTTAttcagcatttaattttttttaaagaactccATTCCGGATGGGATTGAAATCTGCTCTGTTTTATGAAGGCATAAGACGGCGTTTTACAGGGTTCAGGACCAAAACACTGTCGCACGACCGACGCGAGCGCGGCGACAGCAGGGACCCGGTGCGTCTCCTGCAGAGCGTGGCGACGTGACGTGACGCGCATCTCGGGTTCGGTTCCGTCTTCGGGGAAGAGTTGCTTTTGGCACCAGGATTATTTTGTTTGGAGAGCCCACCACCTACCTTggaggagctgtgtgtgtgtgtgtgtgtgtgtgtgaggcagggACGGGAACGTGCGCGTGATTTATACTTGTTTAAGTGTCGTGTGTGGGGCGGCTGGATGGAGTCATTTCGATACTCCGACTCTCCCTCCGGTTAATGACAGATAATCAGACCGCGGGTCACTTGGTCAGACTCCTGTTACAGACCCCCACCCTTcacatcacccccccccccccccccggccacGGTTTATTCCAGTAACGCGTGACCCCGGaaacattttacaataaaaagagaaaataaaaagtaaattagTAAACGCACTCGCACAGTCCAGTCTCACAAGCGCAGCTGTTATGTAGGTTGTATTCATGTAAAGTTGGAAATCATTATTGTATGTGTAATATACcatattgtgttttaataaagaaCAACTTAAGTCGTATGTTTCTCCGtttgttctaaaaaaaataagaaagaaggAATGAAATAAACCTGCCTGGCCGTGCGTTCAGGTAGCGGACCGTTAGATGCGCTGCGCTTTTATTTATACCCGCATTAAAGCCCCACGATGGCCTTGCTGATAGGGAACAGGCCGAGGGCGGAATTTAAGGATCGGAAGGACCTTTACGACATTTTAATGCAGCGTATCTGCCTTTAGGAATTAGCGTCATTGTAGAGTAAATCACGCCAAATTCCCATGAATTCTCTCCAGTGTCCAGTCTGGTCAGGCGAAACCCAGACTTGGGTTTTCATAAAACTCTTCATAGCAAAATATATTAACAGAACAAATACTTCAGTTAATGAACactttactgtatatttatttatctaaatAAAATTACGCTACAGCAAATAGCACAATAATTGAGGGATTCTggataaaatatacattttacgAAGAAAAATCGAAACGCGTTGTAAACTGGCGATTTAAAAAGttattaagagtctcatgcgcGCATTTGCTCCTTCATCtaggttttaaaaaatccagAACGTGgaagaaaaattacatttacagtaatttACTGTTATTTTGTTAGTAATGAAGGTTTTTTTCCGCCACCGggcatgctgctgctgttaatACGCTACGCTGGATCGTAATTTAGGGAATAAAAGTTTGAAGCCGACATACGTGCTAAGAATCTGACGAACCCCGAAAATGTCGGGTGTGGCAGTTTCCTCGGTTTCTTCTTCCTCAGTCTCTCTTTCTGCAGCGACGGCACAGCGTTTCTACATGAAACATAGGaagcatatttttattattctcatcagtgcatatttaaatatttgattagGTCTGCGAGTTGAAACTTTTACTGCGGACATAAAGGTCCACCGCCTGGACTGTTGGGGGAAGTTATCATTTCCCCCTAAATTATACGTCACGCATGcgtaatagttttttttatttatttatgaataggTGTGAAATAtatgtgcacatacacaccatgGTGTTCTCCATAATCATTTCATACCTTGtttcttatatacacacacacacacacacacacacacacacacacacacacaataatatttCCACTTCAACTTTGTCTTGCCGCATTTACTTTCCATCTTGTAGTCTGTGGTCTGTTCTAAAGGTCCAGTGAAGAGAAACTCTCTCACACCCCACAGAGCCGTATGCTCAGCAGTGAGAGTCGGGTGGGAGTTCGCCTCAGATAGCCCCGTAGCCAACTTCACAGGACCACAATGCACTTCATCTGGAATGGCAGATGCCAGTCTCAAGTGCTTTTTCTCGGcttcctctgcctctttcttcctcttaCTCATTGCTTTTACGCATTTTGTGTCTCTGTCTTCTGCATCCATAACCATTATCTGCACTAATCATCACATATTCAGCTCCCTGTCACTTAACACTGGTTCCCAGGTCCGCCAGGCGCTCTCCTCCTCACGTGTGGACTGCACAGCCTGGCTCCATCTCTCAGAGATTCTGAGAGCCCTCTGCTCAGGTACAGACTATGGCCATGTCTCCAGGGAACATGTTTGTGTGGAACAGAATATCTTTCTGCTTCAATCATAACACTTTGTGAAGAACGCATCTCTGTTGTTCCTCTGCTCTTGTGGTCCACAGCACACCTTCCTGCAGTTCTTTcgtttttttggaggggggcaGTGTTCAAAACCTCACGGTTGGCTCAAGCACTGTCCCCATGGCCTTCTTCTTCTACAGTTCTTCTCTCATTACATGACGTGAGAGAGACTCTACACCAAATCCAGGGTTAATCTCCCGTGCTGAGCGTTGGGTGCTGTATATTGTGCGCTGGTCAGGACAGGAATGAAACCTTAGAGAAGGTAAGGTGAGAAGACGCTGTTTGTATGGGAAAGCCAACTGCCAGACACTCCCCAACCTACAGAGCTCAGCTAGACAAGCCATATATGgtgatgtacacacacacacacacacacacacacacaaacttggCTCAAGTTCACTGTCAAGGACCCTTCCCCCCACAGCTTCTGCAATCAGTCTCCCATCCGTCTCcaactaaataaaatgaaaagaagcaaAAATCGTTAGGCTAATTGGCCTATCTCATTCTGAGGCGCATTAGACTGTGCCATTAACATTCAGCCAGGCTTCGGTTGATGTGGTGGGGCGCTGCTACACCCTCTAAAGCAATTTTGTCCGCCTGCTCTGGCTCCCTCAGCCAGgagctctgtctgtctgtccgtgcATCTGGAAGCTACCATTCTGCTCCAAGATGAGGGTCATTTCAGAGACAAATGGGAATCATAACTCATGATCCTACCCTAACACAATACTACTAACCAGTTTATGCAATGCATTCCAAATCCAATAAAACACAGGGAATCTGTTCCCTAATCAGGACCATATGGGGTGCACTGTACACTCCCAACGTCATGGCGCCGACTAGCACCTACCAATTGGCCAGGGTGccactgtttgtgtgtctcctGGTCACTATGTTCTGGTCAGTGCTGATGAGCGCTGGTCTAGGCACGAATGCCCTTGaatgtttcacttttttgttgCTGACCATGTTGCCGTGCACTTATGTGCATGACTTGGGGAGGCATGGTGCAGTCTGGGAAATAGACTCATGTTGAGCTCGTACATGTGCTGGTGTTTGAATGTGTGCATCTTTGTTGGTTTTTATCGTGTTTTGACAGAAAAAAGCATACATGCACCAGATTGTGGTCCGCTTTTTCCTCCCTTCTGCCGGAAGAAGCATTACTCCACTTTGTCTTGGCTCTGCGGTTTAACACTATCTCCCCTTCTCAGCAAGTAACAGAACACAGTCCGATTTCAAAAGTTCTGGGATGACCGGGTCATCTACTTACTGTTGGTTCTGCTGTTGCAACAAACAATAGGCCAATTCTTCAAAATTTTCTCCATTATTAGAAAGCGCCATATTTTATATCAAAACGGGTTTATAATAATAGCATTACAAAAATGTTGCATTACTTTGCCACTTTAATGGcacagaatggccaaaacatGTGAAGTGCCATTAAATGGATTACGTTTAAATGGATGCGTATCCATTAGACAGAACACTTAAAGTAGAACTAGGCTAAATACTGTAGCCCTGGTCCAGGCGCAGTGCCGCAGATGATGGATAGGCGGCGTCACTCTGAAACGTAGCCACTCTGCAGCCCATTCTCAGCTCAGAAGCCTCAGGCTGCCAGTGCCGGGCCTATCTGTAGCTAACAGCTAACGCCCCAGGCCCGTTCCACCTAGACCAACAGGCACCTGCTGACCACAGTGGCCTGTGGCGGGTGGGATGAAGTCACCGAGCTGGCTCCCATTTTTTCCCCGGTTTGGCACCGGCTCCTCATCCGGGTGTGTGACCCTGCATGGGATTATTAGGATTTCCAGTACCTTCAGATTGAGGGGAAGCATCTGGCAGCGCTTATGTTTTTCACACAGGGAAAACAGCCACGGTGCTGCCGCAGTGCAGACTGTACTAGCGAGAGTGTCCAGACCGTGTTGTGCATTCGGGGTCATCGCTAATAAgccattgttttcttttttagaaaacAGCTCCCTGCTGTCGAGGTATTTCACCTCAGatcctttttttcagttttcttgTAGGACATCTGGTCTTCCAGAACTGCTCTTCTGCCTCCTTCtgtttccccctctctctcggTCCCACTTTAactcctttctttccttttccccCGAGAGAACGAATGAAAACAAACAGGCACTGGCTCATTATTACATCCTATCACAGCTCATTGATAGACACATGTTTTTAATGCACTTAATGCGATATTACAGCTCCGACGTCTCGGTCGGTATAATGCCGATTCAGCGAGGCGTACCGTGGATCGGTGGCCTCATTCCTCTCGAGCCGCTGCCATTACGCGCCGGGAAGGAATCCTTCCCAATGTGCTCCATCACCGAAACCTAAGTGGGCAGACTCAGGGCGCACCATGCACCCAGGCCATTACGCCTCCGTCCCTGCGGGCTGTGATGGAGAGCTCCTCTCTGGTCTCCCAGAATCCATCCTCTTCCGCGTAAACGTCCGACAGTAATGGAAGGACGCAACAGGACATATTCAGAGGAGCTTTAACCCATGAGGCGGGAGAAAGAGGAAAACTTGCACAAAGTTTCCAAGATTAGAAACTCCGGCCAAACATGACGTATTTGGGCACCGGCTATCTGGGCATTGcgcccccctcccaaaaaaaaactgtggtcaAGGTCGATTTATTGGCCTGAGCTTTCTGGCAAAAACACTGTATATCACGCGTGCGCTCTTGCTCCCAGACGGCCATTATCCCCCAAACAATGTAATCCATGCACACAAAAGTGCCGGGTGCTAATTTACGGCGCCCTGATGGATTTACGCCCCACTCCCCATTAGTGTGTACATTACCCTCGGCATGTTATGTAATGGTGTTAGGGAGATTTAGAGAAAGGATAACAAGCCATAAATTTGAGCTTGTCCGTGGCGAGAAGGCCTGTGGTTTCAGGGAAGAGACCGAGACCTGTCCCAGCCATGCGGTCAGCCCCGGGAAAAGCCCCCCAGGAATGGGGACCCTGCGCCGCACGTGGAATCTCACCCAGATGTGGGTCAGTGTTGTGCTCTGGGGAGACACCACATTGTTGCCCTTCAACTTGCAGGGGTTGGCCCTTTTGTTGATAATGGCCTGTCCTTAGGAGGGAAACGTTTGTCTAAATTGTCTGAGAGCAGTCTAAATTGTTGCTAAGATTTCTCGCCCCTTCCCTGAACGATGGTCGAAGGATAAGACGCGAGGAAGACTGTGCTGCAGCTAAAATCACAAgctcatcttttcttttttttttctgacgtTGACGGATGCCCGGTTCGTGTTAATTGCTGCGGGACAAAGGTGAAGTTGCAGTTGGACTCATTTTTTGCTTGTGGAAAATCTCAAGGCCTTACACAAACAGAGGTGGCATTGTCCTCAAGTTTACTCCTACTTACTTATAGTAAACTTGTATGTGTAGtaaacaccccccccaccaccaccacctcatcCCACCAACTACAAAAGTACACGATCTCTTTCAGTCCTGCTGCGCTTCCATAGTAACTTGTTGCTTTGTTCATCAGTTGACATCAGCCGACCACGAGGCAGACACTAGCTGGGCATTTATCACCGGCGCTGAGGGGGTCACGCTAGGTCATCGCAGCTAGGTGCGTGCTACTGCTTTCGTTCATACCGTCATCTCCTCCCAGGACCTCCGTTCTGGCAACCACAGTCGGCCCAGGGGTGCTGTCTCAGCGGAGCAGTGTGATCCATCGGCGTGGAATAGCAGAGAGCTGGGATGGAATGGATGCtgtgaattaataataataataaaaaggaacaTAATGAAGCGAAGATGCAGCGTTGAGATTGGCTGGTgcaaaatatacttttttcaTGGCACAGCGCGATGTCTTGCTGTGACATGGGTGTCTGTCCGGAGAACAATGAGTCTCACTCACTTCACCGCGCACTCATGCGCTCAGGTCAATATGACTGAAAAAGGTAAGAcagagggtgggggtgggagaaggaggatgaagaggagagaagTCCGATTGCTCATCCATCAATCCACAGCGCATATTCCGTCAAATAAACACTAAAACAATTTACTGGAAATGTACACAGTGGAAGTGCCAACGCTAACACTTCTTAGCACTGGACACCCGCCAGGCCATTTTTCAGGGCAATATTTAATGTGAACTGAGATGTCCTTTCCATTTGATGTCTTGGAGGAATGAGAGGCTTTCCTATATTTGGCCACGGGCTCGGGACTGAGGTGCTGGAGCAAGGTGCCCGCAGACCCTTCCGCAGCACGTTTATGATGAATGATCTACATTTGTTTAAGTACATGTGTTTTAGTGTTCTTACTATAAATTTAACATAGCCTCTATTGGCATCTCATGCGAAGCTGGAGACCATACAAATTGCACTTGGCTATTTAATCCTGCGTTTTAATTGGACCCGACTGTCAGAAACACGACAAGTGCACCGGTGAGAAGGGGCGCCCCGGAAGGTTCCGTAATGGGAGAGATGGCAGAACTCCAGGCTGTCCCAAAGACACTCAGGTTTTTAGAGACTACCTTGAAACACCCCCCTTTTCCCATCAAAAAGAACAATGCCCCCGTTCACAGATGGGATGGAAAACGTTGCTGAAAAAGGCAATGCTTTTCAGCAGGCATCATAATAAACGACACCTGCGTTAGTGGTGATTTGGCAAAGATAATCtaaagagaattaaaaaaaaaaaaacacgatttGGATAAATGAACTGAAAGGAACACATCTATTACAGCCCTCCACGAACAAGGGCTTACACAAACAGACTCGCTGTGGACGGCTTTGGACAAGTTTCCAGTTCACACCCTGCATCGCTGAATCACTATTTTCCTCACCCCCTGAAACCAAGGGTGTTtcaatttgtttaaataatcAGGATCTAGTAATTTATGGCCTGCGCCCATGCACTGTAAATGTGGTCCCCCTCCAGTTCAGCCTCAGCCATAATTTACAGCAAAGTGCTAAAATCTTTGGCGGTGAGGAAGTGTGCGTATTTATGTCGACATCCAAGAAAGATATGCTGACATAAAATAATCCATTCCAGGTTCCATGAAATCATAATTTTCTCAGGATGCTGAATTGCGGCCACGCAATGTCACAGTCATGTTTAACATTCTGCTAACAGGAACACATAGATCAGAGAAGCAGGAGAaatgaacagcaaaaaaaagccattttttgGTTGGGGGGGCACTTGCAGGGGGTGTACGAGACATTTTTTCAGAGCCCTTTGAACCTCGAGTCCTGGAGATGGGCCTAAAAGCAGCACTTTGAGGAACTGAGAGCGGTGAGATCATGACGCAAACACTAACGTGTCAGAATATGAGCGGGAGCGGCTATCGGGAGAGGCCAGATGATAAGAACGAGTAATGGCTGTGGGAAAGGCGGCCGACACACGCTGCCAATGCTGGACTGATCCGAAAATACCTTAATTCATATTATAACAACACaacttctgttctgttctgcacATATATTTATGAAAGATGCATTCCTTTACAAACCCACACAGCAGATTCTGCAATAGAAAAGGTTTGAGTAAAAAAGGTGTCAAAACAATTTGCgcatttatacagtacaggccaaacgtttggacagaccttctaattcaatgtgttttctttattttcatgaccatttacgttggtagattctcactgaagacatcaaaactatgaataaacacatgtggagttatgtacttaacaacaaaaggtgaaataactgaaaacatgttttatattctagtttcttctaaatagccaccctttgctctgattactgctttgcacactcttggcattctctcaatgaacttcaagaggtcgtcacctgaaatggttttccaacagtcttgaaggagttcccagaggtgtttagcacttgttggcccctttgccttcactctgcggtccagctcaccccaaaccatctcgattgggttcaggtccggtgactgtggaggccaggtctccactttttgttaagtacataactccacatgtgttcatttatggttttgtgccttcagtgagaatcaaccaatgtaaatggtcatgaaaacacattgaatgagaaggtgtgtccaaactttttggcctgtactgtatatcattaTGAGTATGTATATAATGGCTGAGATGTACTGATATCAGTCTCTCACCATCCACTCACATCTGGATAGTATATTTCACCACAAAAAACGTCCTGGTGTGTACTGACCAAGCAACTGGCTTCATGGAGTCTTCCTGTTTCAATCTACAGAGTCTTTCAAGTCAAATGCTCACCTGTGTAGAACTCTCCTGCATACTACCTCAATGGACTACCTCAATCCACATTCTCTGTCTGGTTCTCTCTCCTGGCAATCTCTAGATGTAGTTCACACTGCACCAGGACTGTGGCCTGGAATAAACAATTCAGGGTAATCCAGGGTCCAAATTTTTGATCAGGTACCTTTTTCTTGCCTCTGTTGTTATTGACTGGCTCAGTAGGGGGGCACTTGCTCCAATGTGAGGCACTTTGTGCcagtgtacattgtaaaaagtaaTCTAGATTGATTTGACTGATTTGTCTATCAGTGAGCAGCAGCCCACCATATTTCACGTAACTttctggttttatatatatactgcCCCgtacatgttaaaataaaattccaaTATGTACAATTCTTCTAACAATATTTATAAATCATTGACAATGATATACTCcttattaatgatttttttttattattttgtgtaaaaaccttttttgccccctccacacacacacacaaatacacattaaCAACTTAAAGCTATTTTGCAATAATACGTTAATCAAAATTTGTTTCACGCAGGATTTTCCTCAGTAACATAATTTGTCAAATATGGATGAGGAAGCGTGATGATGGGGCtgatatatttaatttacataaGAGATAGCTAGATAGCGTGTATATACTACATATCTGTATTCACATGCATTCACATTCCCCGTCCTAATTAATATGTAGTTAATTCAAATCAAAACATGATAGTTTGACACATTATATAGGCTACCAACACATCCATAGATTTTGAGGGTGAATTCAGATTATTTAGTGCACGCAGCATACATGAACATCTACAgttaagtgttttatttttacagaaatGACACAAGCATCTCCTAAAAGATAATAAGACAATTTATaaaaggcaaaattgtgaggatttatttttacataaatcCATATCCCTTTACAAACTGTCACAATCCAAATAAATCAAGTTGTTTAAAAGCATCCTAATTACCCTGATTAATTGAGAACAGCTGTTTtaatgaactaaaaaaaaaacagcagctctCTGTACAGTCATGGCTAAGACAGTGAGGACCTGCGCCTGTGCATTGGGGCTGCATTGTGAGAGAGATGAAAAAGAATCCAAGGATCACCACCAAGGCTATCCTGGTGAATTTGGGCTCTGCTGGTGGGAACCTAATgcctaatgtttttttcagccaatggACCATGTCACCATGAAAAAAGGAGCAATACATGAAGATTCTCAGCAACAATATCGGGCAGTCTGCATAGAAACTTGGCATTGGGCACCAGTGGAaattccagcatgacaatgacccaaaaacTCACAGCAAAAGTGGTGAAGAAATGGATAGCAGAGAAAAAGATTAAAGATTTGCAGTGGCCCTGCCAGAGTCctgacttgaatccaattgagaatctgtggagGGCACTAAAAGGTCTCCTTGCCGGGGTGATGAAGCTCATTGCTGAATCGGCAATACAAAGGCTTTTGTATTGATTACTAAAAAGGGTATGAATAGCACTTTTGCTCACATAATTTCTTAATAAAttcttaattttgtttttgttaagctgtcattttagtttttattaatcTTAGTCATATCCATACTCAtgttagtctagtcaagtttcagttgactaaacaactgagcattttagtcttattttagtcagaattatccacaactttagtctagttttagatattttagtttaaaaatcaggatattttagttttatttttttagtctattttttattgttttatgcaaTTCTACtcaacccagtcaatatagtacctAGTacaatatatctattttttgtGTCACaattcacaattaaaacaagggtATCTTCTTGTTAT includes the following:
- the hand2 gene encoding heart- and neural crest derivatives-expressed protein 2; the encoded protein is MSLVGGFPHHPVMHHDGYSFASRCHEDNPYFHGWLISHPEMSPPDYSLAPSYSPDYSAGAPGLDHPHYAGLPGAAAVGVGPRPVKRRPTANRKERRRTQSINSAFAELRECIPNVPADTKLSKIKTLRLATSYIAYLMDILDKDEQNGEAEAFKADFKKSDAKEDRRKKEMNEALKSSGSSSDKKTKGRTGWPQHVWALELKQ